One genomic window of Streptomonospora nanhaiensis includes the following:
- a CDS encoding TetR/AcrR family transcriptional regulator, with protein sequence MERIEPARSTAEARRAAVIERAVAVFARNGYHATPVADVAAAAGISQAYVFRLFDGKLGLFTAALEHCYARIADALRKGADKAGGGSPAEVLEAMGDAYADLIADRDLLMMQVHAQSVADIPEVLAAMRRGYAAVVSLTYTLSGANRDQVQHFMAMGQLCHLIAALDLDSVDATWARTLTKGMRHVPAPPRSTRASGQGDT encoded by the coding sequence ATGGAACGCATCGAACCCGCCCGCTCGACCGCCGAGGCCCGGCGGGCCGCCGTCATCGAGCGCGCCGTGGCCGTCTTCGCCCGGAACGGGTACCACGCCACGCCGGTCGCCGACGTCGCGGCCGCCGCCGGAATCTCCCAGGCATACGTCTTCCGCCTGTTCGACGGCAAGCTCGGTTTGTTCACCGCGGCGCTGGAGCACTGCTACGCGCGGATCGCGGACGCGCTGCGCAAGGGCGCCGACAAGGCGGGCGGCGGTTCGCCGGCCGAGGTGCTGGAGGCCATGGGCGACGCCTACGCCGACCTCATCGCCGATCGCGACCTGCTGATGATGCAGGTCCACGCCCAGAGCGTGGCCGACATCCCCGAAGTCCTGGCGGCGATGCGGCGCGGCTACGCGGCGGTGGTGTCGCTGACCTACACCCTTTCGGGCGCCAACCGCGACCAGGTCCAGCACTTCATGGCCATGGGGCAGCTGTGCCACCTGATCGCGGCACTGGACCTCGACTCGGTGGACGCGACCTGGGCGCGCACCCTCACCAAGGGCATGCGCCACGTTCCCGCCCCGCCGAGGAGTACGCGGGCCTCGGGCCAGGGCGACACCTGA
- a CDS encoding zinc-binding dehydrogenase gives MGTVLVQLARHAGARVIGTASPRHHDTVRALGAEPVDYTAPGLPARVRALAPEGVDAVFDHVGGPGIVDSFRLLNRGGTLVAYGTAATRDVAGSSYLPVLKLLARLAVWNALPNGRRTHFFNVWAGRRDRARFRARLREDLGAVFALLADGTLSARVAARFPLTEAAAAMELAESKTVVGKVVLLGADA, from the coding sequence GTGGGCACCGTCCTCGTCCAACTCGCCCGCCACGCCGGGGCCCGGGTGATCGGCACCGCCTCGCCGCGCCACCATGACACCGTCCGGGCCCTGGGCGCCGAGCCGGTGGACTACACCGCCCCCGGCCTGCCCGCCCGCGTCCGCGCGCTCGCCCCCGAGGGGGTCGACGCCGTCTTCGACCACGTCGGCGGGCCGGGGATCGTGGACTCCTTCCGCCTGCTGAACCGGGGCGGGACACTCGTCGCCTACGGCACCGCCGCCACCCGGGACGTCGCCGGGTCCTCGTACCTGCCCGTGCTCAAACTGCTGGCGCGGCTGGCCGTCTGGAACGCGCTGCCCAACGGGCGCCGAACGCACTTCTTCAACGTCTGGGCGGGCCGCCGCGACCGCGCCCGGTTCCGCGCGCGGCTGCGCGAGGACCTCGGCGCCGTGTTCGCCCTGCTGGCCGACGGCACGCTCAGCGCGCGGGTCGCCGCCCGGTTCCCGCTGACCGAGGCCGCGGCGGCGATGGAACTGGCGGAGTCCAAGACGGTCGTGGGCAAGGTGGTGCTGCTGGGCGCCGACGCCTGA
- a CDS encoding alcohol dehydrogenase catalytic domain-containing protein, which yields MERTDRTRPTAGADAGTRAAHAHSADDRTPGTRAVEIVLPGAVGPAGLQVRRRELPPPGAGEVLVRVEATGVSFAEQQMRRGKYFDQPPFPFVPGYDLIGTVTGVGAGVDPAMAGRRYAALTKTGGWASHAVLAAADLVPVPEGLDAAEAETLVVSGVTAWRMLHHVARSAAARPCWCTAPTAVWAPSSSNSPATPGPG from the coding sequence ATGGAGCGCACCGACCGCACCCGCCCCACCGCCGGAGCCGACGCCGGCACCCGCGCCGCCCACGCCCACTCCGCCGACGACCGCACCCCCGGCACCCGCGCCGTTGAGATCGTCCTGCCCGGCGCCGTCGGACCCGCCGGGCTCCAGGTCCGCCGCCGGGAACTCCCCCCGCCCGGCGCCGGCGAGGTGCTGGTGCGCGTGGAGGCCACCGGCGTCTCCTTCGCCGAGCAGCAGATGCGCCGCGGCAAGTACTTCGACCAGCCGCCGTTCCCCTTCGTGCCGGGCTACGACCTCATCGGCACGGTCACCGGGGTCGGTGCCGGTGTGGACCCCGCCATGGCCGGGCGCCGCTACGCCGCCCTCACCAAGACCGGCGGCTGGGCCAGCCACGCCGTCCTCGCCGCCGCCGACCTGGTGCCGGTGCCCGAGGGCCTCGACGCCGCCGAGGCCGAGACCCTGGTCGTCAGCGGCGTCACCGCCTGGCGCATGCTGCACCACGTCGCCCGGTCCGCCGCGGCCAGACCGTGCTGGTGCACGGCGCCAACGGCGGTGTGGGCACCGTCCTCGTCCAACTCGCCCGCCACGCCGGGGCCCGGGTGA
- the hutI gene encoding imidazolonepropionase has translation MTVRLLTNIGRLWTGTDLLSNAAMLVHHDRIAWVGPAADLPQSLPGVINDIVDVDEVDNIGGGLVTPGLIDAHCHPVYAGNRYAEIAMRAGGASKSEITGAGGGVASTVTVTRGTDPWTLCNAVRERLRHWVLSGCTTVEAKTGYHLTRDGELADVRLLRALEEEPGMPRLQVTFFAAHAVPPEYFGRPHDYVDAVCSWLSDAAQAGAHGVDVYCDNQQFTTDDAARLLSAARAAGLRTHMHACAKPRHGAVRMAADMQCSSVDLLHDTDEDDVLALAKTSTPVVVCPTTSLHERRTPPVRALLDHGVPVGLGTDHNPGQSGTMSLPLAISMAVSMFNMSVLEALRAATVGGAFALGLTDRGLLAPGHYADIVQWDADHEGAFAWSYGLNTLRVWRGGETIR, from the coding sequence ATGACCGTACGACTGCTGACGAACATCGGGCGGCTGTGGACCGGCACCGATCTCCTCAGTAACGCCGCCATGCTGGTGCACCACGACCGCATCGCGTGGGTCGGGCCGGCGGCCGACCTCCCCCAGAGCCTGCCCGGTGTCATCAACGACATCGTGGACGTGGACGAGGTCGACAACATCGGCGGCGGCCTGGTCACCCCCGGGCTGATCGACGCCCACTGCCACCCGGTCTACGCGGGCAACCGCTACGCCGAGATCGCCATGCGCGCCGGCGGCGCCTCCAAGTCCGAGATCACCGGGGCGGGCGGCGGCGTGGCCTCCACCGTCACCGTGACCCGCGGCACCGATCCCTGGACCCTGTGCAACGCGGTGCGCGAGCGCCTGCGGCACTGGGTGCTGTCGGGCTGCACCACGGTCGAGGCCAAGACCGGCTACCACCTCACCCGCGACGGCGAACTCGCCGACGTCCGGCTGCTGCGCGCCCTGGAGGAGGAGCCCGGCATGCCGCGGCTGCAGGTCACCTTCTTCGCCGCGCACGCGGTGCCGCCGGAGTACTTCGGCCGCCCGCACGACTACGTCGACGCGGTGTGCTCCTGGCTCAGCGACGCCGCGCAGGCGGGCGCCCACGGGGTGGACGTCTACTGCGACAACCAGCAGTTCACCACCGACGACGCCGCCCGGCTGCTGTCGGCGGCGCGGGCGGCCGGGCTGCGCACCCACATGCACGCCTGCGCGAAGCCCCGGCACGGCGCGGTGCGCATGGCCGCCGACATGCAGTGCTCCTCGGTGGACCTGCTCCACGACACCGACGAGGACGACGTCCTGGCGCTGGCCAAGACCTCCACGCCGGTGGTGGTGTGCCCCACCACCTCGCTGCACGAGCGCCGCACCCCGCCGGTGCGCGCGCTGCTGGACCACGGCGTGCCGGTCGGCCTGGGCACCGACCACAACCCGGGGCAGTCGGGCACCATGTCCCTGCCGCTGGCGATCTCCATGGCGGTGTCCATGTTCAACATGAGCGTCCTTGAGGCGCTGCGGGCCGCCACGGTCGGCGGCGCGTTCGCGCTGGGGCTGACCGACCGCGGCCTGCTGGCGCCCGGCCACTACGCCGACATCGTGCAGTGGGACGCCGACCACGAGGGCGCGTTCGCCTGGTCCTACGGGCTCAACACGCTGCGCGTGTGGCGCGGCGGCGAGACCATCCGCTGA